The following proteins are co-located in the Pseudomonas fluorescens genome:
- the yacG gene encoding DNA gyrase inhibitor YacG, with product MSQPLTVECPTCGAPVEWKATNPNRPFCSDRCKLIDLGAWASEEHKIPVSPDAEDELFSEDLPLRH from the coding sequence ATGAGCCAACCCCTGACTGTCGAATGCCCAACCTGCGGTGCCCCCGTGGAATGGAAAGCGACCAATCCCAACCGGCCGTTCTGCTCGGACCGCTGCAAACTTATCGACCTCGGTGCCTGGGCGTCGGAAGAACACAAGATTCCGGTCAGCCCGGATGCAGAGGACGAACTGTTCTCCGAAGACCTGCCGCTGCGCCACTAA
- the coaE gene encoding dephospho-CoA kinase (Dephospho-CoA kinase (CoaE) performs the final step in coenzyme A biosynthesis.) has translation MTTSVATPWILGLTGGIGSGKSAAAQHFIDLGIDSVDADHAARWVVEPGRPALARIAEHFGAGVLLPDGQLDRAALRKLIFELPEERRWLEALLHPLIGEEIRSHLARARSPYAILVSPLLIESGQYSMTQRILVIDVPQSLQIQRTLQRDGISEHQVQAILKAQSSREDRLNHADDVLVNDKDLAWLHSEVERLHHFYLTLRGGRS, from the coding sequence ATGACCACTTCCGTTGCAACACCCTGGATTCTAGGCCTCACCGGCGGTATCGGCAGCGGCAAAAGCGCTGCCGCCCAGCACTTTATCGACCTGGGGATTGATTCGGTCGACGCCGACCATGCCGCCCGCTGGGTGGTCGAGCCCGGCCGGCCGGCACTGGCGCGCATCGCCGAGCATTTCGGTGCAGGCGTGCTGCTGCCCGACGGCCAACTCGACCGCGCCGCGCTGCGCAAACTGATCTTTGAATTACCTGAAGAGCGCCGCTGGCTGGAAGCCTTGCTGCACCCGCTGATTGGTGAGGAGATTCGCAGCCATCTGGCGCGCGCGCGTTCGCCTTACGCGATTCTGGTGTCACCGCTGCTGATCGAGTCCGGCCAGTACAGCATGACCCAGCGCATCCTGGTGATAGACGTACCGCAATCACTGCAGATTCAGCGTACCCTGCAGCGCGACGGCATCAGCGAACATCAGGTGCAGGCGATCCTCAAGGCCCAATCCAGCCGCGAAGACCGCCTGAACCACGCCGATGACGTGCTGGTCAATGACAAGGACCTCGCCTGGCTGCACAGCGAGGTCGAGCGACTGCACCACTTTTACCTTACTTTGCGTGGAGGCCGATCATGA
- a CDS encoding prepilin peptidase has product MSLLPSAQPWGFVGMAFVLGLIVGSFINVLVWRLPKRLEREWRAQAQEVLGLPADPASPTYNLMRRNACCMYCAQPTRPWENIPLLSYLILRGRCAHCHEPIGRRYPATELACALGSAIVAWHFGFGWQAGAVMVLSWGLLAMSLIDVDHQLLPDVLVLPLLWLGLILNSFDVLTTLPNALWGAVIGYMSLWTVFWLFKLITGKDGMGYGDFKLLALLGAWGGWQILPMTLLIASLLGVLAGLILMRLRRSQASIPMPFGPCLAIAGWIALLWGGQITDFYLQSVGFR; this is encoded by the coding sequence TTGAGCCTGCTGCCCAGCGCACAGCCATGGGGTTTTGTCGGGATGGCGTTCGTTCTGGGGCTGATCGTCGGCAGCTTCATCAACGTGCTGGTGTGGCGCCTGCCAAAGAGGCTCGAGCGCGAATGGCGTGCCCAAGCCCAGGAAGTGCTGGGCTTGCCTGCCGACCCCGCCAGCCCCACGTACAACCTGATGCGCCGCAACGCCTGCTGCATGTATTGCGCGCAGCCGACTCGCCCCTGGGAAAATATCCCGCTGCTCAGTTACCTGATACTCAGAGGCCGTTGCGCCCATTGCCATGAACCTATCGGTCGCCGCTACCCCGCCACCGAACTGGCTTGCGCGCTGGGCTCGGCCATTGTTGCCTGGCATTTCGGTTTCGGCTGGCAAGCGGGCGCGGTGATGGTGTTGAGCTGGGGGTTGCTGGCCATGAGCCTGATCGACGTGGATCATCAATTATTGCCGGACGTTCTGGTGCTGCCGCTGCTATGGCTCGGGCTGATCCTCAATAGCTTCGACGTGTTGACGACACTGCCCAATGCGCTTTGGGGCGCAGTCATAGGCTATATGAGCCTGTGGACCGTGTTCTGGTTGTTCAAGCTGATCACCGGCAAGGACGGCATGGGCTACGGCGACTTCAAGTTATTGGCCCTGCTCGGTGCTTGGGGTGGCTGGCAGATTCTGCCGATGACGCTACTGATCGCCTCGCTGCTGGGCGTGCTCGCCGGCCTGATCCTGATGCGCTTGCGCAGGTCCCAGGCTTCGATTCCGATGCCGTTTGGTCCCTGTCTGGCAATTGCCGGCTGGATTGCCTTGCTCTGGGGTGGTCAAATAACCGACTTCTATTTGCAGTCTGTCGGTTTCAGATGA
- a CDS encoding type II secretion system F family protein codes for MNEAATIYAWEGINRKGRRVSGQTAGQNLMLVKVQLRQQGICPGRVRKQTSHLPSFTPPIKPADIALFTRQLATLLRAGIPLLQAFDIISEGFEHRQMRALIKGLKQEIAAGNNLAAALRKQPRYFDELYCNLIAAGEQAGALETLLERVAVHLEKSQQLKARIKKAMTYPCAVIVVACLVSAILLIHVVPQFQSLFSGVGGELPGFTLTVIALSEFLQHAWWMLALGLGASIAGLRQAYRTSPGFRHSLDSGLLKAPLAGTLLRKSAIARYARTLSTTFAAGVPLVQALDSVAGATGNGLFKKAIEQMRHDVATGMQLNHSMAHSRLFPGMAIQMTAIGEESGTLDQMLEKVAQHFEADVENLVDNLTSLMEPLIMVILGGIVGALVVAMYLPVFQLGAAF; via the coding sequence ATGAATGAAGCTGCAACGATCTACGCCTGGGAAGGCATCAACCGCAAAGGGCGCAGGGTCTCAGGGCAAACCGCTGGCCAGAACCTTATGCTGGTCAAGGTGCAACTGCGCCAGCAAGGAATCTGCCCCGGCCGCGTACGCAAACAAACCTCGCACCTGCCAAGCTTTACACCCCCGATAAAACCCGCAGACATTGCCCTGTTCACCCGCCAGCTGGCGACATTGCTGAGGGCCGGCATACCGCTGCTGCAAGCCTTCGACATCATCAGCGAAGGCTTCGAACACCGACAGATGCGCGCGCTGATAAAGGGCTTGAAACAGGAGATCGCCGCCGGTAACAACCTGGCGGCAGCACTGCGCAAACAACCACGCTACTTCGATGAACTGTATTGCAACCTGATTGCCGCGGGCGAACAGGCCGGTGCCCTGGAAACCTTGCTGGAGCGGGTGGCGGTACACCTGGAAAAAAGCCAGCAGCTCAAGGCGCGGATCAAAAAGGCCATGACTTACCCCTGCGCCGTCATCGTGGTCGCCTGCCTTGTCAGTGCGATCCTGCTGATCCACGTGGTGCCGCAGTTTCAGAGCCTGTTCAGCGGGGTCGGCGGCGAGCTGCCCGGCTTTACCTTGACGGTCATTGCCCTGTCCGAATTCCTTCAACACGCCTGGTGGATGCTCGCGCTGGGGCTGGGCGCCAGCATTGCCGGGTTGCGCCAGGCCTATCGGACTTCCCCGGGTTTTCGTCACAGCCTGGATAGCGGTTTGTTGAAGGCGCCCCTGGCAGGCACACTGCTAAGGAAGTCTGCGATTGCCCGCTACGCCCGCACACTTTCAACGACTTTTGCAGCGGGCGTGCCCCTGGTGCAGGCTTTGGATTCCGTGGCGGGTGCAACGGGCAATGGGTTGTTCAAAAAGGCGATCGAACAGATGCGTCACGACGTAGCCACAGGCATGCAGTTGAATCACTCCATGGCTCATAGCCGCCTGTTCCCCGGCATGGCGATCCAGATGACCGCGATCGGTGAAGAATCGGGCACCCTGGATCAGATGCTGGAAAAAGTTGCCCAGCATTTTGAGGCCGACGTGGAGAATCTGGTCGACAACCTCACCAGCCTGATGGAGCCGCTCATCATGGTGATATTGGGGGGCATTGTCGGTGCATTGGTGGTCGCCATGTACCTGCCGGTCTTCCAATTGGGGGCGGCATTTTGA
- a CDS encoding pilin: MRQKGFTLIELLIVVAIIGILATIGLPMYTKHQAKAKFTAGLAEVSALKAGFEDTLNQGTVPNLALIGGTSPTANCTIEVAGDVATGAGSIRCEILDAPAPVLGKTITLTRSATTGWKCATTADAQYVAKGCGADGA, encoded by the coding sequence ATGCGTCAGAAAGGCTTCACCTTGATCGAGTTGTTGATCGTCGTGGCAATCATCGGCATTTTGGCCACGATCGGTTTGCCCATGTATACCAAGCACCAGGCCAAGGCCAAGTTTACGGCGGGGTTGGCTGAAGTCTCCGCGTTGAAGGCCGGTTTCGAAGACACCCTTAACCAGGGCACCGTGCCAAACCTGGCCTTGATCGGTGGCACCAGCCCCACCGCCAACTGCACGATCGAGGTGGCAGGCGATGTGGCCACCGGCGCCGGTTCCATCCGTTGTGAAATTCTCGATGCGCCCGCGCCTGTGCTGGGCAAGACCATCACGTTAACGCGCAGTGCCACCACGGGCTGGAAGTGTGCAACCACGGCTGACGCTCAATACGTTGCCAAGGGCTGCGGTGCCGACGGAGCATAA
- a CDS encoding DUF6388 family protein: MTTQEMTQEARHEVALKQYLDESPQLKEEIKELSADDQRDQIQWAFEDEAESQGYQPWELTLKYTSTPEEFEAARLALHKEAAEVLGVEWDEYCEMNNLVV, translated from the coding sequence ATGACCACACAAGAGATGACCCAGGAAGCGCGGCACGAAGTAGCCCTCAAGCAATACCTTGATGAGTCGCCGCAGCTTAAAGAAGAGATCAAGGAACTGAGCGCTGATGACCAGCGCGACCAGATCCAGTGGGCATTTGAGGATGAGGCAGAAAGCCAGGGCTACCAGCCTTGGGAGCTGACCCTCAAGTACACCTCGACACCGGAAGAGTTCGAAGCCGCACGGCTGGCGTTGCACAAAGAGGCCGCCGAGGTGCTGGGTGTCGAGTGGGACGAGTATTGCGAGATGAATAACCTGGTGGTCTAG
- the nadC gene encoding carboxylating nicotinate-nucleotide diphosphorylase, giving the protein MPNLRLADLTAEIEANVRRALLEDIGSGDITAQLIPAERLAKATIITRDAAVIAGTAWVDAVFRQLDPRVAVHWQVADGERVSPNQVLFHLEGPARSLLSGERCALNFLQMLSGVATRAQYLADFVASTQVKLLDTRKTLPGLRLAQKYAVTCGGCHNHRIGLYDAFLIKENHIAACGGIAQAITAAHKIAPGKPVEVEVESLDELREALAAGADIIMLDELSLGDMREAVRLNAGKAKLEASGGINETTLLPIAETGVDYISIGAMTKDVKAVDLSMRLSI; this is encoded by the coding sequence ATGCCGAATCTCCGTCTTGCCGACCTCACCGCCGAAATTGAAGCCAACGTGCGCCGTGCACTGCTGGAAGACATCGGCAGTGGCGACATCACTGCACAATTGATCCCGGCCGAACGGCTGGCCAAGGCCACAATCATTACGCGCGATGCGGCTGTTATCGCTGGCACGGCTTGGGTGGACGCGGTATTCCGCCAACTCGACCCTCGGGTCGCGGTGCATTGGCAGGTGGCCGATGGTGAGCGGGTCAGCCCCAATCAAGTGCTGTTCCACTTGGAAGGCCCGGCGCGCTCACTGCTCAGCGGCGAGCGCTGCGCACTGAATTTTCTGCAGATGCTGTCAGGCGTGGCCACACGTGCACAGTACTTGGCGGACTTTGTCGCCAGCACTCAGGTAAAGCTGCTGGACACCCGCAAAACCCTGCCCGGCCTGCGCCTGGCGCAGAAGTACGCGGTGACTTGCGGCGGTTGCCATAACCATCGCATCGGTCTGTATGACGCGTTCCTGATCAAGGAAAACCATATTGCTGCGTGTGGCGGTATCGCCCAGGCAATTACGGCCGCCCACAAGATCGCCCCGGGCAAGCCGGTGGAAGTCGAAGTGGAAAGCCTGGATGAACTGCGCGAAGCACTGGCGGCGGGTGCCGATATCATCATGCTCGACGAGTTGAGCCTGGGTGACATGCGTGAGGCCGTGCGCCTGAACGCAGGCAAGGCCAAGCTGGAAGCCAGCGGCGGGATCAATGAAACCACCCTGCTGCCCATCGCTGAGACCGGGGTGGATTACATCTCCATCGGTGCGATGACCAAGGATGTGAAGGCAGTGGATTTATCGATGCGGCTCAGTATCTGA
- a CDS encoding DUF1631 domain-containing protein produces MHNDGKVVPINKAHATPSPLARLPVVLLQVRDKAAQQLQQGLQELFDNADDTLFEMADKARSNADHHIFFEAMRDLRLKRKNFERVFLAQLFAAFANLGQAGRSESHWLPVVSYDTATGTSSDELEKAVALAAMLGRVRHRDGLALAQLTARLGTLLGTPLDERDNPLGPALLCEFFLRAGRSLGVEIRVKLIILKLFEKYVLSDADQLFAEANQILVATGVLPELKAVPSRRPGGRGALEQPREGSVPTVDPPLDENGQEAFAALQKLLAAVRGSVAPTLEASAEPQPIATRDLLRLLSHLQQYVPEPEAEDDFDLRNQLEQLLTRVSVKSGKSRVVEDADEDVINLVALLFEFILNDSTVPDVFKALIARLQIPVLKVAILDKSFFSRTSHPARRLLNEIAAAAMGWNPSDDYQRDSLYRRTEQVVQCLLNEFVEDPAIFPRLLAQFTAFTADEQRRSELLEQHTYEVEEGRVRTEAARQRVAEVLNRRLLGRVLPQSVVQFLQQAWSQVLLLASLKHGEQSVQYQAAVRTMDELIWSVSLQKDTEAGRRLLEQLPGLLKALRNGLTGAAFDPFSTREFFVRLQAMHAQSLEGGGLDALIEVREPLSLSLGLHAPSASLPSDDPDLLKAQQLRIGAWFEFQQDETNRLRCKLKAIMAPANAYIFVSRTGLKVLEKSAVQLALAFKQGAIRSLDDGLLFDRALTSVMGNLRQLNRGKSSQPQG; encoded by the coding sequence ATGCACAATGACGGAAAGGTGGTGCCTATCAACAAGGCACACGCCACGCCATCGCCGCTTGCGCGCCTGCCGGTGGTGTTGTTGCAGGTTCGCGACAAGGCAGCCCAACAGTTGCAGCAAGGTTTGCAGGAACTGTTCGATAACGCCGACGACACCCTGTTCGAAATGGCCGACAAGGCCCGTAGTAACGCTGACCATCACATCTTCTTTGAAGCCATGCGCGACTTGCGCCTCAAGCGCAAGAATTTCGAGCGCGTGTTCCTGGCGCAGTTGTTCGCCGCGTTTGCCAATCTGGGCCAGGCTGGACGCAGCGAGTCGCACTGGTTGCCGGTGGTGTCCTATGACACGGCGACCGGCACGTCCAGTGATGAGCTGGAAAAGGCAGTAGCGTTGGCGGCCATGCTCGGTCGAGTGCGGCACCGGGATGGCCTGGCACTGGCGCAACTGACCGCACGCCTGGGTACATTGCTCGGCACCCCCCTGGATGAGCGCGATAACCCGTTGGGCCCGGCACTGCTTTGCGAGTTCTTTTTGCGCGCGGGGCGCAGCTTGGGGGTAGAGATCCGCGTCAAGTTGATCATTCTCAAGCTGTTTGAAAAATACGTGCTCAGTGACGCCGACCAACTGTTCGCTGAAGCCAACCAGATACTCGTCGCTACCGGGGTTTTGCCTGAGCTCAAGGCCGTGCCGTCACGTCGCCCCGGTGGGCGTGGGGCGCTTGAACAGCCACGCGAAGGCAGCGTGCCGACCGTTGACCCACCATTGGATGAAAACGGCCAGGAGGCCTTCGCTGCCTTGCAGAAATTGCTCGCAGCCGTGCGCGGCAGCGTGGCGCCGACTCTGGAGGCCAGCGCCGAACCCCAACCCATTGCCACCCGCGACCTGCTGCGCCTGCTCTCTCATTTGCAGCAATACGTGCCGGAACCCGAGGCCGAAGATGACTTCGACCTGCGTAACCAGCTTGAACAGTTGCTCACCCGCGTCAGCGTCAAAAGTGGCAAGTCCCGTGTGGTGGAAGACGCCGACGAGGATGTGATCAACCTGGTCGCCCTGTTGTTCGAGTTCATCCTTAATGACAGCACTGTACCGGATGTTTTCAAGGCCTTGATCGCGCGTTTGCAGATTCCGGTATTGAAAGTGGCGATCCTGGACAAGAGCTTTTTCAGTCGCACCAGCCATCCGGCGCGGCGCTTGCTCAATGAAATCGCCGCCGCCGCCATGGGTTGGAACCCAAGCGATGACTATCAGCGCGACAGCCTGTACCGGCGAACCGAGCAGGTGGTGCAATGTTTGCTGAATGAGTTCGTTGAAGACCCGGCGATTTTCCCGCGGTTGTTGGCGCAGTTCACCGCCTTTACTGCGGATGAGCAGCGGCGCAGCGAACTGCTTGAGCAGCACACCTATGAGGTCGAAGAAGGCCGTGTGCGCACTGAGGCCGCCCGTCAGCGCGTGGCAGAGGTGCTCAATCGACGTCTGCTGGGCCGAGTGTTGCCGCAGTCGGTGGTGCAGTTTCTCCAGCAGGCCTGGAGCCAGGTGCTGTTGTTGGCCAGCCTCAAGCATGGTGAGCAATCGGTGCAATACCAGGCAGCGGTGCGCACCATGGACGAGTTGATCTGGAGCGTGAGCCTGCAGAAAGACACCGAGGCCGGTCGGCGTCTGCTGGAGCAATTGCCCGGGCTGCTCAAGGCCTTGCGAAACGGTTTGACCGGCGCGGCGTTCGATCCCTTCAGTACCCGCGAATTCTTTGTCCGATTGCAAGCCATGCATGCGCAGTCATTGGAGGGTGGGGGGCTGGACGCGCTGATTGAGGTGCGTGAGCCGCTTTCACTCAGTCTCGGGTTGCACGCCCCAAGCGCAAGCCTGCCCAGCGATGACCCGGACTTGCTGAAGGCTCAGCAACTGCGGATCGGAGCCTGGTTTGAGTTTCAGCAAGATGAAACCAACCGTCTGCGCTGCAAGCTGAAAGCGATCATGGCGCCAGCCAATGCCTATATTTTTGTCAGCCGCACGGGGCTCAAGGTCCTGGAGAAGAGTGCGGTCCAATTGGCCTTGGCATTCAAGCAGGGGGCAATACGCAGTTTGGACGATGGTCTGCTGTTTGACCGCGCGCTGACGTCAGTGATGGGTAACCTGCGTCAACTCAATCGCGGCAAGTCATCGCAACCGCAGGGCTGA
- the ampD gene encoding 1,6-anhydro-N-acetylmuramyl-L-alanine amidase AmpD codes for MQLDPTSGWCQGIRHCPSPNFNERPAGEISLLVVHNISLPPAQFATGKVQAFFQNRLDVTEHPYFESIAELRVSAHFLIERDGTVTQFVSCLDRAWHAGVSSFEGREVCNDFSLGVELEGTDDIPFTDAQYASLIDLTRQLLAAYPGITRQRIRGHSDIAPGRKTDPGPAFDWARFRSALQDGGHAQ; via the coding sequence ATGCAGTTGGACCCCACCAGTGGTTGGTGCCAGGGGATTCGCCATTGCCCTTCACCCAACTTCAACGAGCGCCCCGCAGGCGAAATCTCACTGTTGGTGGTGCATAACATCAGCCTGCCACCGGCGCAGTTCGCCACCGGCAAGGTGCAGGCGTTTTTCCAGAACCGCCTGGATGTCACAGAGCATCCTTACTTTGAAAGCATTGCCGAGCTACGTGTGTCTGCGCATTTTCTGATTGAGCGCGACGGCACCGTGACGCAATTTGTATCGTGTCTGGACCGGGCCTGGCATGCCGGGGTCTCAAGCTTTGAGGGGCGTGAAGTCTGCAATGACTTTTCCCTGGGGGTCGAGCTGGAGGGGACGGACGATATTCCATTTACCGATGCTCAATACGCGTCGCTGATCGACCTGACACGTCAACTGCTGGCAGCCTACCCTGGCATTACCCGTCAGCGTATACGGGGTCACAGTGATATTGCGCCAGGCCGCAAGACCGACCCGGGCCCGGCTTTTGATTGGGCGCGCTTTCGTAGCGCCCTGCAGGATGGAGGACACGCACAATGA
- the ampE gene encoding regulatory signaling modulator protein AmpE: MSFLVLVLAVWIEKFSALRQRLQRDGGWLRELAKLESSPRMGKRPWLILLLLVLLPVALLALLLVVLEPVAYGLLALPVHLLVVIYSLGRGDLLAGLGPFRDAWRRGDLQAAEHVAERDLKVAADNGEQLLERVQGHLLWQAYQSFFAVIFWYFLLGPVAALAYRLLALASEHSQNPLVAERAGQLRHAFDWLPVRLLAASFALVGNFVAVSRVMLHELLSWDISAAQLVEKVGLVAAEIPPPVVGADGINSLDRLWELLLRAAVLWYAGFAIWTVLP; this comes from the coding sequence ATGAGTTTCCTGGTGTTGGTGTTGGCGGTCTGGATCGAGAAGTTCTCGGCCTTGCGTCAGCGGTTGCAACGCGACGGTGGATGGCTGCGTGAGCTGGCCAAACTGGAGTCGAGCCCGCGCATGGGCAAGCGGCCCTGGCTGATTCTGCTACTGCTGGTGTTGTTGCCGGTGGCCTTGCTGGCCCTGTTGCTAGTGGTGCTGGAACCCGTGGCGTATGGCTTGTTGGCATTGCCGGTGCACTTGCTGGTGGTGATTTATAGCCTGGGGCGTGGCGATCTACTGGCTGGGCTAGGGCCGTTTCGCGATGCGTGGCGGCGCGGTGACTTGCAAGCCGCCGAACACGTGGCCGAACGGGACCTGAAAGTTGCCGCCGACAATGGCGAACAACTGCTGGAGCGCGTTCAAGGCCATCTGTTGTGGCAGGCTTACCAAAGCTTTTTCGCGGTGATTTTTTGGTATTTCCTGTTGGGCCCGGTCGCGGCCCTGGCCTATCGCCTGCTGGCGTTGGCCAGCGAGCACAGCCAGAACCCTCTGGTCGCCGAACGCGCCGGCCAATTGCGCCACGCCTTTGATTGGTTGCCGGTGCGCTTGCTGGCGGCGAGTTTCGCCCTGGTGGGTAACTTTGTTGCGGTCAGCCGGGTGATGCTGCACGAACTGCTGAGCTGGGATATCAGTGCCGCGCAGTTGGTAGAAAAAGTCGGCCTGGTGGCGGCGGAAATTCCACCGCCGGTGGTGGGCGCCGACGGCATCAACAGTCTGGATCGCCTATGGGAACTGCTGCTGCGTGCGGCAGTGCTGTGGTATGCCGGGTTTGCCATCTGGACGGTGTTGCCTTAA
- a CDS encoding methyl-accepting chemotaxis protein, which translates to MSSTAQEVARSAAAAVSSAHSVNDETVSGRGLVQSQQGSIARLASEIDESVRVINQLAVDSQSISSVLEVIKSIAEQTNLLALNAAIEAARAGEQGRGFAVVADEVRTLARRTQHSTEEIEQMISRLHSGVGAAVKAMGASHAMANGTVGQSEQVQQALENILGAVGMIVDQNQQIAAAVEQQTAVAHDIDQNIVEINRAGEHAAQGAHQTEAASRQLSMQVIELKQLIGAFRV; encoded by the coding sequence ATGTCTTCCACGGCCCAGGAGGTGGCACGCAGCGCGGCGGCGGCGGTCAGCAGCGCCCATAGCGTCAACGATGAGACTGTCAGCGGCCGCGGTCTGGTGCAATCCCAGCAAGGCAGCATCGCGCGCCTGGCCTCGGAGATTGATGAGTCGGTGCGGGTTATCAATCAATTGGCCGTCGATAGCCAGTCCATCAGCAGCGTGCTGGAGGTGATCAAAAGTATTGCCGAACAAACCAACTTGTTAGCGCTCAATGCCGCGATTGAAGCGGCGCGTGCCGGTGAGCAGGGGCGTGGTTTTGCGGTGGTGGCCGATGAGGTGCGGACCCTCGCTCGGCGTACTCAACACTCCACCGAAGAAATCGAACAGATGATCAGCCGTTTGCACAGCGGTGTTGGTGCGGCAGTGAAGGCCATGGGCGCTAGCCATGCGATGGCGAATGGCACGGTGGGGCAGTCGGAACAGGTCCAGCAGGCCCTGGAAAATATCCTGGGTGCCGTGGGCATGATTGTCGACCAGAACCAGCAGATCGCGGCGGCCGTGGAGCAGCAAACTGCCGTCGCCCACGATATCGACCAGAACATAGTCGAGATCAATCGGGCGGGCGAGCATGCGGCTCAGGGCGCACATCAGACAGAGGCGGCGAGCCGGCAGCTGTCGATGCAGGTGATCGAGTTGAAACAATTGATCGGGGCGTTTCGTGTGTAG
- a CDS encoding TatD family hydrolase, translating to MELIDTHTHLDFPDFDHDRREVLAHSRQRGVQRMVVLGVYQQNWQRLWDLVQEDEGLFAAFGLHPVYLETHRPADLNELGDWLTRLHGHRQLCAVGEIGLDYFLEQLDRERQQSLFDAQLKLAVDFQLPALLHVRRSHAAVIATLKRIRLPRSGIIHAFAGSVEEAREYIKLGFKLGLGGAATWPQALRMHKVLAQLPLEAVVLETDSPDMAPAMYPGLRNSPQHLPDICSALAERMGISPSLLAETSTRNARELFRW from the coding sequence GTGGAACTGATCGACACCCACACCCACCTGGACTTCCCGGACTTCGACCATGATCGCCGGGAAGTCCTCGCCCACAGCCGCCAACGAGGTGTGCAGCGTATGGTGGTGTTGGGCGTCTATCAGCAGAATTGGCAACGGCTGTGGGACCTGGTGCAGGAAGATGAAGGCTTGTTCGCCGCCTTCGGCCTGCACCCGGTGTACCTCGAGACGCATCGCCCCGCAGACCTGAACGAGTTGGGCGACTGGCTGACCCGCCTGCACGGCCATCGACAGTTATGCGCCGTCGGCGAAATCGGCCTGGACTACTTCCTTGAACAGCTGGATCGCGAACGTCAGCAAAGCCTGTTTGACGCCCAGTTGAAACTCGCGGTGGACTTCCAGCTCCCGGCCTTGCTGCATGTCCGTCGCAGCCACGCGGCGGTGATCGCCACGCTCAAGCGCATCCGCCTGCCACGGAGCGGCATTATCCATGCCTTCGCCGGCAGCGTTGAGGAGGCTCGCGAGTACATAAAACTCGGCTTCAAGCTGGGCCTGGGCGGCGCGGCCACCTGGCCTCAAGCCCTGCGCATGCACAAGGTGCTGGCGCAACTGCCCCTTGAGGCCGTGGTACTGGAAACCGACTCACCGGATATGGCCCCCGCGATGTACCCCGGCCTGCGTAACAGCCCGCAACACTTGCCGGACATCTGCAGCGCGTTGGCTGAACGCATGGGCATCAGCCCCTCATTGCTGGCCGAAACGAGCACCCGCAATGCGCGCGAGTTGTTCCGTTGGTAG